Proteins from a single region of Bacteroidota bacterium:
- the rpsN gene encoding 30S ribosomal protein S14, whose translation MAKESIKARDVKRRKLVQKFEAKRAALKEAGEWTELQKMPRNSSKVRLRNRCQLTGRPKGYIRQFGICRNQLRKLASEGKIPGVTKASW comes from the coding sequence ATGGCAAAAGAATCAATAAAAGCAAGAGACGTTAAAAGACGTAAATTAGTTCAAAAATTTGAAGCGAAAAGAGCCGCTTTGAAAGAAGCAGGAGAATGGACAGAACTGCAAAAAATGCCTAGAAACTCTTCCAAAGTCCGACTCAGAAACCGTTGTCAATTAACAGGAAGACCTAAAGGTTATATTCGTCAATTCGGTATCTGTAGAAATCAGCTAAGAAAGTTGGCTTCTGAAGGCAAAATACCGGGCGTAACAAAAGCAAGTTGGTAA
- the rplN gene encoding 50S ribosomal protein L14, with translation MIQQESRLKVADNSGAKDVLCIRVLGGTKTRYAGLGDKIVVSVKEALPSGGIKKGAVSKAVIVRVKKGVRRPDGSYIRFDENSCVLLNNNDEPRGTRIFGPVARELRDKQFMKIVSLAPEVL, from the coding sequence ATGATACAACAGGAATCAAGATTAAAAGTTGCAGATAACAGCGGTGCAAAAGATGTCCTTTGCATTAGAGTATTGGGTGGTACCAAAACTCGTTATGCCGGATTGGGAGACAAAATTGTTGTTTCTGTGAAAGAAGCACTGCCTTCCGGTGGAATAAAAAAAGGAGCAGTGTCCAAAGCAGTTATCGTAAGAGTTAAAAAGGGTGTTAGAAGACCTGATGGCTCTTATATCAGATTTGATGAAAACTCATGTGTATTGTTGAACAACAATGATGAGCCACGTGGTACCCGTATTTTTGGACCTGTTGCTCGTGAATTGAGAGATAAACAATTTATGAAGATTGTATCATTAGCACCCGAAGTATTATAA
- the rplB gene encoding 50S ribosomal protein L2 — protein MGLKRLKPITPGQRFRVANDFAELTTDKPEKSLLVTLKKSGGRNNQGKMTMRNIGGGHKRKYRIIDFKRDKYNMPAEVLTIEYDPNRTSYISLVQYEDGEKRYIIAPEGIKVGQKIISGSGVTPDVGNALPLNEIPQGTEIHNIEMRPGAGAKICRGAGASAILKNIEDNYCVIKLPSGETRMILSNCLATVGGVSNAEHFNINLGKAGRNRWLGRRPRTRPAAMNPVDHPLGGGEGKSKGGQPMSRTGIYSQGQKTRTPKKASNKYIIERRKNKRGTN, from the coding sequence ATGGGATTAAAAAGATTAAAACCGATAACACCCGGACAGAGATTCAGAGTCGCTAACGATTTTGCAGAACTTACTACAGATAAGCCTGAGAAATCATTACTCGTTACTTTAAAAAAATCCGGTGGTAGAAACAACCAGGGTAAAATGACTATGCGCAATATTGGCGGTGGTCACAAGCGCAAATACAGAATAATAGATTTCAAGCGTGATAAATATAATATGCCCGCTGAAGTATTAACCATTGAGTATGATCCTAACAGAACTTCTTATATCTCTTTGGTACAGTACGAAGACGGTGAAAAGCGTTATATTATCGCTCCCGAAGGAATCAAAGTAGGACAAAAAATAATTTCCGGTTCAGGAGTTACTCCTGACGTAGGAAATGCACTTCCACTGAATGAAATTCCACAAGGAACAGAAATTCATAACATTGAAATGAGACCCGGTGCCGGAGCAAAAATTTGCAGAGGTGCAGGAGCATCCGCAATTCTTAAAAATATAGAAGATAATTATTGTGTTATTAAATTACCTTCAGGCGAAACAAGAATGATATTGTCAAATTGTTTGGCTACCGTAGGTGGTGTTTCTAATGCAGAGCATTTTAACATCAATCTTGGCAAAGCCGGTCGTAACAGATGGTTGGGAAGAAGACCCAGAACCAGACCTGCTGCCATGAACCCTGTTGACCACCCACTTGGAGGAGGAGAAGGTAAATCTAAAGGAGGACAGCCTATGTCACGTACTGGTATCTACTCACAAGGACAAAAAACCAGAACTCCTAAGAAAGCCTCTAACAAATATATCATTGAGAGACGTAAGAATAAGAGAGGAACTAATTAA
- the secY gene encoding preprotein translocase subunit SecY, with protein sequence MSKFRLIRKLQEIWSIEELRTKILNTLFFLLIYRLGTFIILPGIDSEELSGLKGQTDGSLLGLINVFAGGAFARGAFFALGIMPYISASIVIQLMGIAVPAFQKMQKEGEDGRRKLNQITRYLTVAITLVQSIAYLVNITSNPGNSNALLFITRPEVMSHSMFMFVNTLILTAGTIFVMWLGEKITDKGLGNGISLIIMIGIIDRLPGALTFEMVQRFNDGQLPIFIVQIAFWLAVIVASVLLVQGTRKIPVNYAKRVVGNRQYGGSRQYIPLKVNAAGVMPIIFAQALMFIPPYIKQMFPNSNSSVLNSMDDWTSIPYNIIFAIMIIAFTYFYTVITINPKSIAEELKKNGGFVPGVKPGKKTSEYIDTIMSRIILPGSLFLALVSIMPAIAVYFKVGNAFAQFYGGTSLLIMVGVVLDTLQQIESYLLMRHYDGLMKTGRIKGRTGAIGASI encoded by the coding sequence ATGAGCAAATTCAGACTAATAAGGAAGCTACAAGAAATTTGGAGTATTGAGGAACTTAGAACAAAGATTCTTAATACTTTGTTTTTTCTGTTAATATACAGATTAGGGACTTTCATCATTCTACCCGGTATAGATTCTGAAGAATTATCAGGTTTGAAGGGTCAAACTGATGGAAGTTTACTAGGGTTAATCAATGTGTTTGCCGGAGGTGCTTTTGCCAGAGGAGCTTTCTTTGCTTTGGGAATTATGCCCTATATATCTGCATCTATCGTGATTCAGTTGATGGGTATTGCTGTCCCTGCATTCCAAAAAATGCAAAAAGAGGGCGAAGACGGAAGACGAAAACTTAATCAGATCACACGATATTTAACCGTTGCTATTACCTTAGTTCAGTCTATTGCTTATCTCGTTAATATAACATCAAACCCCGGTAATTCAAACGCATTACTTTTTATCACTCGTCCTGAAGTGATGTCACACAGTATGTTCATGTTTGTGAATACACTGATTCTTACTGCCGGAACAATCTTTGTGATGTGGCTTGGAGAAAAGATTACTGATAAAGGTCTTGGAAATGGTATCTCTTTAATTATTATGATTGGTATCATTGATAGACTGCCGGGTGCATTGACTTTTGAAATGGTACAACGTTTCAATGATGGTCAATTACCAATATTTATAGTGCAAATAGCATTTTGGTTAGCAGTTATTGTGGCTAGTGTTCTTTTGGTACAAGGAACAAGAAAGATCCCTGTAAATTATGCCAAAAGAGTGGTGGGCAACAGACAATATGGTGGCTCAAGACAATATATTCCTCTTAAAGTTAATGCTGCGGGAGTAATGCCAATCATTTTTGCACAAGCATTAATGTTTATTCCTCCCTATATCAAACAAATGTTTCCTAACTCTAATTCTTCTGTATTGAACTCTATGGATGATTGGACTTCTATACCCTATAATATCATATTTGCTATTATGATTATTGCATTCACATACTTTTATACTGTGATTACAATCAATCCTAAGAGTATTGCCGAAGAACTAAAGAAAAACGGAGGTTTTGTACCAGGTGTGAAACCCGGAAAAAAGACCTCAGAATATATTGATACAATCATGTCGAGAATCATACTTCCCGGCTCTCTTTTCCTGGCACTTGTTTCTATTATGCCTGCCATTGCAGTTTACTTTAAAGTAGGAAATGCTTTTGCGCAGTTTTATGGTGGAACATCACTGTTGATTATGGTGGGAGTTGTACTCGATACGCTCCAACAGATTGAAAGCTATTTGTTGATGAGACATTATGACGGATTAATGAAAACAGGTAGAATTAAAGGTAGAACAGGAGCTATCGGAGCATCAATTTGA
- the rplF gene encoding 50S ribosomal protein L6: MSRIGNKIIEVPAGVTVTYDNHIVTVKGPKGELKQPLNKGFDLKIEGSHITVIRPSDEKQHRALHGLYRSLIHNHIVGVSQGHTISQEFVGVGYRAAVQGQVLDMSLGYSHKIMLELPKEIKIKAETPKGAAPFITMECADKELLGRVAAKIRSFRPPEPYKGKGIRFVGEQVRRKAGKSAAKK, from the coding sequence ATGTCAAGAATAGGAAATAAAATTATTGAAGTGCCGGCAGGAGTTACTGTTACTTATGATAACCATATTGTAACTGTGAAAGGTCCTAAAGGTGAACTCAAACAGCCGCTAAACAAAGGTTTTGACCTAAAAATTGAAGGTAGCCATATTACAGTAATCAGACCATCTGACGAAAAACAACACAGAGCTTTGCACGGTTTGTATCGTTCATTGATACACAATCATATAGTAGGTGTTTCTCAAGGTCATACTATAAGTCAAGAATTTGTTGGCGTGGGTTATAGAGCAGCAGTTCAAGGACAAGTTTTGGATATGTCATTGGGATATTCTCATAAAATTATGCTTGAATTACCCAAAGAAATTAAGATAAAAGCTGAAACTCCCAAAGGTGCTGCCCCATTTATCACAATGGAATGTGCAGATAAAGAATTATTAGGCAGAGTGGCAGCAAAAATTAGAAGTTTCCGTCCACCTGAGCCTTATAAAGGAAAAGGTATTCGCTTTGTTGGTGAACAAGTTAGAAGAAAAGCAGGTAAGTCAGCAGCTAAAAAATAA
- the rplD gene encoding 50S ribosomal protein L4, with translation MEAKVYNSKGEFAGRTVSLPNEIFGIEPNDHAIYLDVKLFLANQRQGTHKAKEKSEVAYSTKKLKRQKGTGGARAGSRKSGTIVGGGRIHGPRPRNYGFKLNTKLKNLARLSALAYKAKEDKVIIIEDLAFDKPNTASFANLLKNMQIDGSRTLFLVDKSDKNVVLSGRNIPNNKIGQANSLNTYEIMNSNNLILTESSIQIINETYKK, from the coding sequence ATGGAAGCGAAAGTATATAACAGTAAAGGTGAATTCGCAGGCAGGACAGTGTCTTTGCCCAATGAGATTTTTGGTATTGAACCGAATGACCATGCTATTTATCTGGATGTAAAATTGTTTTTGGCAAACCAAAGACAAGGCACACATAAGGCAAAAGAAAAATCTGAAGTAGCATATAGTACAAAGAAACTAAAACGTCAGAAAGGCACAGGTGGAGCCAGAGCCGGTAGCCGTAAATCCGGTACTATTGTGGGAGGAGGTAGAATCCACGGACCAAGACCAAGAAATTATGGTTTTAAGTTGAACACAAAACTTAAAAACTTAGCTCGACTTTCTGCACTTGCATATAAAGCAAAGGAAGATAAAGTTATTATTATTGAAGATTTAGCTTTTGATAAACCAAATACCGCTTCATTCGCAAACTTGCTCAAAAATATGCAGATTGATGGAAGTAGAACTTTGTTCTTAGTTGACAAATCAGATAAAAATGTAGTATTAAGCGGAAGAAATATTCCTAACAATAAAATTGGTCAAGCAAACAGTTTGAATACCTATGAAATCATGAATTCAAATAATCTGATTTTGACTGAATCATCCATTCAAATCATCAACGAAACCTATAAGAAATAA
- the rplR gene encoding 50S ribosomal protein L18 has product MSTKAKLERRAKIKRSIASKIRGTEQKPRLVVFKSNKEIYAQIVDDSKSVTLCAASSNEKDFSKSKQTKTVVAGEIGKRIAEKAKAVGIATVVFDRNGYMYHGRVKSLAEGAREGGLVF; this is encoded by the coding sequence ATGAGTACAAAAGCTAAATTAGAAAGAAGAGCAAAAATTAAAAGAAGTATTGCATCCAAAATACGTGGTACTGAACAAAAACCACGCTTGGTTGTTTTCAAAAGCAATAAAGAAATTTATGCCCAAATTGTTGATGACAGTAAGTCTGTTACACTTTGTGCAGCTTCTTCCAATGAAAAGGATTTTTCTAAATCAAAACAAACCAAGACTGTTGTAGCCGGTGAGATAGGTAAAAGAATTGCCGAAAAAGCAAAAGCTGTCGGAATCGCAACAGTTGTTTTTGACAGAAACGGTTATATGTATCACGGTCGTGTAAAAAGTTTGGCCGAAGGTGCGAGAGAAGGGGGCTTAGTATTTTAA
- the rplE gene encoding 50S ribosomal protein L5: MAYKPTLKEKYDNQVVKALQEKFGYKNVMQIPKLQKICLNQGVGAAVSDKKLIDTAVDEMTTISGQKATPTMSKKAISNFKLRENMPIGVRVTLRGEKMYEFLERFISISLPRVRDFQGLKIKGFDGRGNYNMGITEQIIFPEMNIDKITKINGMDITFVTTAKTDEECFELLKSFGMPFQTKNAK; this comes from the coding sequence ATGGCATATAAACCAACATTAAAAGAAAAATATGACAACCAAGTAGTCAAAGCTTTGCAAGAAAAATTTGGCTATAAGAATGTTATGCAGATTCCCAAATTACAAAAAATTTGTTTGAATCAAGGGGTGGGCGCAGCAGTATCTGACAAAAAACTTATTGATACCGCAGTAGATGAAATGACTACAATTTCTGGTCAGAAAGCTACACCGACAATGTCTAAGAAAGCTATCTCTAACTTTAAACTGAGAGAAAATATGCCGATAGGTGTTAGAGTAACACTCAGAGGCGAAAAAATGTACGAATTCTTAGAAAGATTTATTTCTATTTCCCTGCCCAGAGTAAGAGATTTTCAAGGATTAAAGATTAAAGGATTTGATGGAAGAGGTAACTACAATATGGGTATTACAGAGCAAATCATTTTCCCCGAAATGAATATTGATAAAATAACTAAAATCAATGGAATGGATATTACTTTCGTTACAACTGCCAAAACAGATGAAGAATGTTTTGAGTTGCTCAAAAGTTTTGGTATGCCGTTTCAAACTAAAAACGCTAAATAA
- the rplX gene encoding 50S ribosomal protein L24 yields MKKNSNIQKIHIKKGDTVKAISGNDKAKPASEVLVVYPKTYRALVKGYNLVTKHVKPTQQKPDGEIIKKEAPIHISNLMVVVGGKPTKVGRKADAEGKLKRYAKKTGEFID; encoded by the coding sequence ATGAAAAAGAATTCAAATATTCAAAAGATTCATATTAAGAAAGGAGATACCGTAAAAGCAATCTCCGGAAATGATAAAGCTAAACCGGCATCAGAAGTACTTGTTGTCTATCCTAAAACGTATAGAGCACTTGTAAAAGGCTATAACCTAGTGACTAAACACGTTAAGCCGACTCAACAAAAACCGGATGGTGAAATTATCAAAAAAGAAGCCCCTATACATATTTCTAATCTGATGGTAGTGGTAGGCGGAAAACCTACGAAAGTAGGACGCAAAGCTGATGCAGAAGGTAAGCTAAAGAGGTATGCTAAGAAAACAGGTGAATTTATTGATTAA
- the rpmJ gene encoding 50S ribosomal protein L36 — protein sequence MKVKTSVKKRSADCIIVKRKGRVYVISKKNPKFKQRQG from the coding sequence ATGAAAGTAAAAACATCAGTAAAGAAACGCAGTGCAGACTGCATCATTGTTAAACGTAAAGGAAGAGTTTACGTGATTAGCAAAAAAAACCCGAAATTTAAACAAAGACAAGGATAA
- the rpsC gene encoding 30S ribosomal protein S3, whose protein sequence is MGQKVNPISLRLGITRGWESNWYGGKNFAEKLIEDEKIRTYIYTRIPKGGISKIVIERTIKRLIITVHTARPGIVIGKQGSEVDRLKEEIKKLTNKDVQINIFEIKRPELDAALVAENIAQQIEGRMSYKRVVRSAIQNTMRMGAEGIKVSVSGRLNGADIARSEHYKEGRTPLHTLRADIDYALDEALTTYGLIGIKVWICRGEVIGKKDISLNSAVQKERRGRFGENESAPNGMRRNRTNRNFNR, encoded by the coding sequence ATGGGACAAAAAGTTAATCCAATATCACTTAGACTAGGTATTACCAGAGGTTGGGAATCCAATTGGTATGGCGGTAAAAATTTTGCGGAAAAGTTGATTGAAGACGAAAAAATCAGAACCTATATTTATACCAGAATTCCTAAAGGTGGTATTTCTAAAATTGTAATTGAAAGAACAATCAAAAGATTGATTATTACAGTACATACAGCCCGTCCAGGAATTGTTATAGGAAAACAAGGTTCAGAAGTTGATAGATTGAAGGAAGAGATTAAAAAACTTACCAATAAAGATGTTCAAATCAATATTTTTGAAATAAAAAGACCCGAACTCGATGCTGCACTTGTAGCTGAAAATATTGCTCAACAAATTGAAGGCAGAATGTCTTATAAAAGAGTGGTGAGAAGCGCAATTCAAAATACTATGAGAATGGGTGCAGAAGGAATTAAAGTTTCTGTATCAGGTCGTTTGAATGGTGCCGACATCGCACGTTCAGAACATTATAAGGAAGGAAGAACACCTTTGCATACTTTAAGAGCTGATATCGATTACGCTTTGGACGAAGCATTAACAACTTATGGATTAATAGGTATCAAAGTTTGGATTTGCAGAGGAGAAGTAATAGGTAAAAAAGATATTTCTCTTAACTCTGCTGTTCAAAAAGAACGAAGAGGAAGATTTGGTGAAAATGAATCAGCTCCTAACGGAATGAGAAGAAATAGAACTAATAGAAATTTTAATCGTTAG
- the rplV gene encoding 50S ribosomal protein L22 produces MEAVAKLKNCPLPPRKMRLVIDQIRGQKVDKALNLLQFSQRRYYAIYVEKLLKSAIANWEQKNDGARAEDSDLFVKTAMVDGAYALKRLRTAPQGRANRMKKRFNHITLIVDSSVKNEVANEVVEQEEPKN; encoded by the coding sequence ATGGAAGCTGTAGCTAAATTAAAAAACTGTCCCCTACCTCCTCGCAAAATGAGATTGGTTATTGACCAAATCAGAGGTCAGAAGGTTGACAAAGCATTGAACTTACTTCAGTTCAGTCAGAGAAGGTATTATGCAATTTATGTAGAGAAATTGCTTAAAAGTGCAATCGCGAACTGGGAACAAAAAAACGATGGTGCACGTGCCGAAGATTCAGATCTTTTTGTTAAAACCGCTATGGTTGACGGAGCGTATGCACTGAAAAGATTAAGAACTGCACCTCAAGGAAGAGCTAATAGAATGAAGAAAAGATTTAACCATATCACATTGATTGTGGATAGCAGTGTTAAAAATGAAGTAGCAAACGAAGTAGTTGAACAAGAAGAACCAAAAAATTAA
- the rpsS gene encoding 30S ribosomal protein S19 yields MARSLKKGPFIDFKLDKKVIQMNESKKKSVVKTWARRSMISPDFVGHTFAVHNGNKFIPVFVTENMVGHRLGEFAPTRTFKGHSGNR; encoded by the coding sequence ATGGCAAGATCATTAAAAAAAGGACCATTTATAGATTTCAAACTTGACAAGAAAGTCATTCAAATGAATGAGTCAAAGAAGAAGTCAGTTGTTAAAACTTGGGCAAGAAGAAGCATGATAAGCCCCGATTTTGTAGGACATACATTTGCTGTACACAACGGTAATAAATTTATACCGGTGTTTGTAACAGAAAATATGGTCGGACACAGATTGGGCGAATTTGCACCCACAAGAACATTCAAAGGACATAGTGGTAACAGATAA
- the rpsE gene encoding 30S ribosomal protein S5 produces the protein MATQNIKRINKSDLELTENVVAIQRVAKVTKGGRTFSFTAIVVVGDKNGIVGIGSGKASEIQAAVQKGIEDAKKNLIKVPIINGTIPHEQIGRYCGGQVFMKPAAHGTGVIAGGAMRAVFESAGIENILSKSKGSSNPHNVVKATIDALLKLRDPYTIAQQRGIKLENVFNG, from the coding sequence ATGGCAACTCAAAATATTAAAAGAATTAATAAATCAGACCTTGAACTTACAGAAAATGTTGTAGCTATTCAAAGAGTAGCCAAGGTTACAAAAGGAGGAAGAACATTCAGTTTTACTGCAATCGTGGTTGTAGGTGATAAGAATGGTATTGTGGGTATAGGTTCAGGTAAAGCAAGTGAAATTCAGGCTGCTGTACAAAAAGGCATTGAAGACGCTAAAAAGAATCTCATTAAAGTTCCTATTATCAATGGCACAATTCCTCACGAACAAATTGGAAGATACTGCGGAGGTCAAGTATTTATGAAACCGGCTGCACATGGTACCGGTGTTATAGCAGGAGGCGCAATGAGAGCGGTATTCGAAAGTGCCGGAATTGAAAATATCCTTTCTAAATCTAAAGGTTCTTCAAATCCACATAACGTTGTAAAAGCAACAATTGATGCGCTTTTGAAATTAAGAGACCCTTATACCATTGCACAACAACGCGGTATCAAATTAGAAAATGTTTTTAACGGTTAA
- the rpmC gene encoding 50S ribosomal protein L29, with product MKYQDIKALPTKELFERYREEKLKLTKLKINHAVTPLDQPHQIGESRKHVAQLLTELNNRRKDYELKAIQNKAK from the coding sequence ATGAAATATCAAGATATCAAAGCACTACCAACAAAAGAACTTTTTGAAAGGTACAGAGAAGAAAAATTAAAATTGACTAAATTGAAAATTAATCATGCGGTAACTCCATTGGATCAACCTCATCAGATTGGAGAGTCAAGAAAACATGTTGCGCAGCTTCTCACAGAGTTGAACAATAGAAGAAAAGATTACGAATTAAAAGCAATTCAAAATAAGGCTAAATAA
- the rplW gene encoding 50S ribosomal protein L23 has translation MTSILIKPLITEKLNLLQERRGQYGFIVDRRASKEDIVAAIEKLYGVEVDWLNTMVAPTKKRKNNRTGQVTGKTNSYKKAIFKLKDGQKIDFFESN, from the coding sequence ATGACTTCAATATTAATTAAGCCGCTAATAACAGAAAAACTTAACCTTCTTCAAGAAAGAAGAGGACAATACGGTTTTATTGTTGATAGAAGAGCATCTAAGGAAGATATAGTAGCTGCAATAGAAAAGTTGTATGGAGTTGAAGTAGATTGGCTCAATACAATGGTTGCACCTACTAAAAAGAGAAAGAATAACAGAACCGGACAAGTTACCGGAAAAACTAATAGTTACAAAAAGGCTATCTTCAAACTTAAAGATGGTCAAAAAATAGACTTTTTTGAGAGTAATTAA
- the rplP gene encoding 50S ribosomal protein L16 produces the protein MLSPKRTKYRKTQKGRVKGIATRGHLLSFGSFGLKSMEPKWITARQIEAARIALTRYMKREGQVWIRIFPDKPVTKKPNEVRMGKGKGSPEYWVAIVKPGTIMFEIGGVSLEVAQEGMRLAAQKLPVATKFIVKPDYAGE, from the coding sequence ATGTTAAGTCCTAAAAGAACAAAATATAGAAAAACGCAAAAAGGTCGTGTCAAAGGGATTGCCACAAGAGGGCATCTTTTAAGCTTCGGTTCTTTTGGTTTGAAATCAATGGAACCAAAGTGGATTACAGCCAGACAAATTGAAGCTGCTCGTATTGCACTTACCCGTTATATGAAAAGAGAAGGTCAAGTGTGGATTCGAATATTCCCTGACAAACCTGTAACCAAAAAACCAAACGAAGTAAGGATGGGTAAAGGTAAAGGTTCTCCGGAATATTGGGTAGCTATTGTAAAACCAGGAACTATCATGTTTGAAATAGGCGGAGTATCTTTAGAAGTAGCACAAGAAGGTATGAGATTAGCAGCTCAAAAACTTCCGGTTGCAACTAAATTTATTGTTAAACCAGATTATGCAGGAGAATGA
- the rplO gene encoding 50S ribosomal protein L15 → MNLSNLKPAVGSIKTSKRIGRGQGSGKGGTSTRGHKGAQSRSGYSRKRGFEGGQMPLQRRIPKGGFKNINRVEYVGINLDVLQSLVENKGVTEINKDILLANHLISKNDLFKILGRGELKAKLSVTANGFSKSAKEQIEKVGGTTQLV, encoded by the coding sequence ATGAATTTAAGTAATTTAAAACCAGCTGTAGGTTCAATAAAAACATCCAAGAGAATTGGTCGTGGTCAGGGATCCGGAAAAGGTGGTACCTCAACACGCGGACATAAAGGTGCACAATCCAGAAGCGGTTATTCAAGAAAGAGAGGTTTTGAAGGTGGACAAATGCCACTTCAAAGAAGAATACCTAAAGGCGGATTCAAAAACATCAACCGAGTAGAATATGTAGGTATTAACTTGGACGTGCTTCAATCTTTGGTTGAGAACAAAGGTGTGACAGAAATCAATAAAGATATTCTATTAGCTAATCACCTCATCTCTAAAAATGATTTATTCAAAATTCTTGGAAGAGGTGAACTAAAAGCTAAACTAAGTGTCACAGCAAACGGATTCTCTAAATCAGCCAAAGAACAGATTGAAAAAGTAGGTGGAACAACACAACTCGTATAA
- the rpmD gene encoding 50S ribosomal protein L30 yields MSKIRVTQIKSAIDRPANQKKTLIALGLNKINKSKEFEANPMILGMVRVVNHLVKVENI; encoded by the coding sequence ATGAGCAAAATTAGAGTAACACAAATAAAGAGCGCTATTGACAGACCCGCTAATCAAAAAAAGACTTTGATTGCCTTAGGTCTTAACAAAATCAATAAAAGCAAAGAATTTGAAGCTAATCCCATGATATTGGGAATGGTTAGAGTAGTTAATCACTTAGTTAAAGTAGAAAATATTTAA
- the rpsQ gene encoding 30S ribosomal protein S17, giving the protein MAIERNSRKEFVGKVTSTKMDKSIVVAVENKVKHPKYKKYFTKTKKLYAHDETNQCGVDDIVKIQETRPLSKLKRWRLIEVIQKAQ; this is encoded by the coding sequence ATGGCTATAGAGAGAAATTCAAGAAAAGAGTTTGTTGGAAAAGTAACCAGCACCAAAATGGATAAATCCATTGTTGTTGCTGTCGAAAACAAAGTAAAGCACCCTAAATATAAAAAGTACTTTACTAAAACCAAAAAACTATATGCCCACGATGAAACCAATCAATGTGGTGTAGATGATATTGTTAAAATCCAAGAAACACGCCCTTTAAGCAAACTTAAAAGATGGCGTTTAATAGAAGTAATTCAAAAAGCACAATAA
- the rpsH gene encoding 30S ribosomal protein S8, with translation MTDPIADFLTRVRNAVAAKHRVVEIPASRIKKEITKVLFEKGYILNYKFEENTFGGQGSIKIALKYHPVTKQSAITDLTRISKPGLRQYAPSDNLPKVINGLGIAIISTSHGVITDKEARKLNVGGEVLCYVS, from the coding sequence ATGACTGATCCAATAGCAGACTTTTTAACTAGAGTAAGAAATGCAGTAGCTGCCAAACACAGAGTTGTAGAAATTCCTGCATCAAGAATCAAAAAAGAAATCACAAAAGTTCTTTTTGAAAAAGGGTATATTTTGAATTATAAATTTGAAGAAAATACCTTCGGAGGGCAGGGCAGTATTAAAATTGCACTCAAATATCATCCCGTAACTAAACAATCCGCAATTACAGATTTGACTAGAATCAGTAAGCCGGGTCTTAGACAATACGCACCCTCAGACAATCTTCCAAAGGTTATCAACGGGCTTGGTATTGCCATTATTTCAACTTCACATGGTGTGATTACAGACAAAGAAGCCAGAAAACTTAATGTTGGCGGAGAGGTCTTATGTTATGTTTCATAA
- the infA gene encoding translation initiation factor IF-1 has translation MAKQSSIKQDGEITEALSNAMFRVKLANGHEIIATISGKMRMHYIRILPGDKVQVEMSPYDLTRGRICFRYK, from the coding sequence ATGGCAAAACAATCCTCAATAAAGCAAGACGGTGAAATCACAGAAGCATTGTCTAATGCGATGTTCAGGGTTAAGTTAGCAAATGGTCACGAAATCATAGCAACGATTAGCGGTAAAATGAGGATGCATTACATCAGAATACTCCCAGGAGACAAAGTTCAGGTTGAAATGTCACCCTATGATTTGACAAGAGGTAGAATATGTTTTAGATATAAATAA